The Antedon mediterranea chromosome 7, ecAntMedi1.1, whole genome shotgun sequence genome has a segment encoding these proteins:
- the LOC140055216 gene encoding uncharacterized protein — translation MEDSTIPDENILVSSNPEQAIHSRLHKSDVGWRGANSSSQEWIQADLGAEKLVTGTILQGCDNMEWVTSYHVNHSSDGVHFEYAMNERNAKLSILFDGNVDRNTPVTNLFYYSVVARFIRIIAVDWQTQVCIRFELIGCKEMDYCSYYSPCENGAECVNMENTYNCTCLDGNYGRNCEIVESTTTSLTTGQSTTTYLTTGQSMTTSLTTGQSTTTSLNTDELEDRSTLSWSTSDYTFVYIPNEVVRMFSAKAAQLQSLHSLDQMLVQVKHNATYENIFNFVKNVLTVTSTFLPSIKKEDDKFKIVSMNEVLYKIAASLLPEDDIIEIDSEYQFVNIRKMSSSSSYDVELDLDRVNEGEGCSVSMSISLSLIPDDFLILVIFYQNRPLFYGTTDLEFVSKEKFIGSGVVTISLFNSLLNKIPLPVNITMRHLKNVTERILADDLITECVFWNVTYKEWFDNDCMTFHESQKSTTCICDHTTSYAILVGSDVDSGAQEALSMITTILCVSSVCCLCLTLLVYMSFEELRHSERNNIHKNLVFSLLLAQLFFLVSVDNVKEKILCTAIAIILHYLYLSVFTWMTIEGVNLYLKIVRVFNSDILSMRAYMIIGWGLPVVIVGVSVAVCIDGYGMVTNNTDKPYICWIDITSPLLYAFIGPILVTILVNSFVSVIVGRIIFKKSDSNDRWKDARSTLKGVVTLLPLLGLPWILCLFAKNSSIALATIFTVCNAPQGVFLFCTHCLFSKEVRTVMTSRWLRRKAQSSIGPQTLTKTSTTVTTNALPWVESN, via the exons ATGGAAGATAGCACGATACCGGATGAAAATATCTTGGTATCTAGTAACCCTGAACAAGCCATTCATAGTAGGCTACACAAAAGCGATGTAGGTTGGCGTGGTGCCAACTCTTCTTCGCAGGAGTGGATTCAAGCTGATCTTGGCGCTGAGAAACTTGTCACCGGGACGATTCTACAAGGTTGTGACAACATGGAGTGGGTGACCAGTTACCATGTCAACCACAGTTCAGATGGTGTTCACTTTGAATATGCGATGAACGAACGAAATGCAAAACTAAGTATTCTG tttGATGGAAATGTTGATCGTAACACGCCGGTGACGAATCTGTTTTATTACTCGGTCGTTGCTCGTTTTATACGTATAATTGCTGTGGACTGGCAGACTCAAGTCTGTATTCGATTTGAACTTATTGGATGCAAAG AAATGGATTACTGTAGTTACTACTCGCCTTGTGAAAATGGTGCTGAGTGTGTTAATATGGAAAACACTTACAACTGTACCTGTCTGGATGGCAATTATGGGAGAAATTGTGAAATTG TTGAGTCTACGACCACGTCTTTGACCACAGGTCAGTCTACGACCACGTATTTGACCACAGGTCAGTCTATGACCACGTCTTTGACCACAGGTCAGTCAACGACCACGTCTTTGAACACAG atGAACTAGAAGATCGTTCTACGTTATCG TGGTCTACTAGTGACTACACTTTCGTGTACATACCAAACGAGGTAGTTAGGATGTTTTCTGCGAAGGCAGCCCAATTACAAAGTCTTCACAGTTTGGATCAAATGCTGGTGCAAGTGAAACACAACGCAACATACGAAAATATCTTCAATTTTGTGAAA AATGTTTTGACTGTTACGTCGACGTTTTTGCCATCTATCAAG aAAGAAGACGATAAGTTTAAAATAGTTTCAATGAATGAGGTTTTATATAAAATCGCAGCTTCGCTTTTGCCTGAAGATGATATAATTGAGATCGACTCTGAGTACCAAT TTGTGAATATCAGAAAGATGTCATCGTCCTCATCATACGATGTTGAATTAGACTTAGACAGAGTGAATGAAGGGGAAGGATGTAGTGTTTCGATGTCTATTTCACTATCACTGATTCCGG ATGACTTTTTAATTCTCGTCATTTTCTATCAAAACCGGCCATTGTTTTATGGGACAACTGACTTAGA GTTTGTGAGTAAAGAAAAGTTCATTGGTTCAGGAGTAGTTACCATCAGCTTGTTCAATTCATTACTAAACAAGATACCGCTCCCTGTTAATATTACCATGAGACATCTAAag AATGTAACTGAACGAATATTAGCAGATGACTTAATAACGGAATGCGTTTTTTGGAATGTTACATACAA AGAGTGGTTTGATAATGATTGTATGACTTTCCACGAATCACAAAAGTCGACCACCTGTATTTGTGATCACACAACAAGTTATGCAATACTAGTCGGAAGTGACGTAGACTCTGGCGCTCAAGAGGCACTGTCAATGATAACCACAATCCTGTGCGTTTCGTCTGTCTGTTGCTTGTGTTTAACCTTATTGGTCTACATGTCTTTTGA AGAATTAAGGCACTCGGAGCGAAATAACATTCACAAGAACTTGGTATTCTCGCTGCTATTGGCTCAACTATTTTTCTTGGTTAGTGTGGATAACGTTAAAGAAAAG ATACTATGCACAGCAATCGCCATTATTCTTCATTATCTATACTTAAGTGTGTTTACATGGATGACAATCGAAGGTGTAAATCTTTACCTTAAAATCGTCCGCGTCTTCAATTCAGATATACTGAGCATGCGTGCGTATATGATAATAGGGTGGGGTTTACCAGTGGTTATTGTTGGTGTCTCTGTCGCAGTCTGCATTGATGGTTATGGGATGGTAACCAACAACACGGACAAACCTTACAT ATGCTGGATAGATATAACCAGTCCCCTTCTGTATGCATTTATTGGTCCAATACTTGTTACCATTTTG gtaaATTCATTTGTGTCCGTAATCGTCGGTagaataattttcaaaaaaagtgACAGCAACGACAGATGGAAAGATGCCAG GTCAACTTTGAAAGGTGTGGTGACTTTGCTACCACTTTTAGGCTTGCCGTGGATACTTTGCCTGTTTGCCAAGAACTCAAGTATAGCTTTAGCAACCATTTTTACCGTGTGTAACGCACCGCAGGGAGTTTTTCTTTTCTGTACTCATTGCTTGTTCAGCAAAGAG GTTCGAACTGTGATGACGTCACGCTGGTTGCGACGAAAAGCTCAGTCCAGTATCGGCCCACAAACATTGACA AAAACATCAACCACGGTGACAACCAATGCTTTGCCTTGGGTTGAGAGCAACTAA
- the LOC140055604 gene encoding uncharacterized protein translates to MKKLWRGQDKVTKLHILKACAFPVATYACETWVLRKRDEKFITAFENKCYRRSLRVPWTQHRTNDSIRKELRVSNDWLLQYVKKQKLCYFGHIKQQDGIKKRVLEAYIPGKRRRGRPRCKWEKTITDVFGSIEQASRMTEDRRWFQNAVREATL, encoded by the coding sequence ATGAAAAAGCTGTGGCGTGGACAAGATAAAGTGACCAAGTTGCACATTCTCAAAGCATGTGCCTTTCCAGTGGCCACATATGCCTGCGAGACCTGGGTACTGCGCAAGAGGGATGAAAAATTCATCACAGCCTTTGAAAACAAATGCTACCGAAGGAGCTTGCGAGTCCCATGGACTCAACACCGCACAAATGATAGCATAAGAAAGGAGCTTAGAGTATCAAATGATTGGTTGCTGCAGTATGTTAAAAAGCAGAAATTGTGCTATTTTGGTCACATTAAGCAGCAAGATGGAATAAAGAAGAGAGTGTTGGAGGCTTATATTCCAGGGAAGAGAAGAAGAGGAAGACCAAGATGCAAATGGGAAAAGACTATAACAGATGTGTTTGGCTCTATTGAGCAAGCAAGTAGGATGACAGAAGACAGGAGATGGTTTCAGAATGCTGTTAGAGAAGCCACGCTCTGA